In Hevea brasiliensis isolate MT/VB/25A 57/8 unplaced genomic scaffold, ASM3005281v1 Scaf500, whole genome shotgun sequence, one genomic interval encodes:
- the LOC131177493 gene encoding probable glutathione S-transferase parC — protein MAEADQLLLLDLLPSPFAARVRIALAEKGLNYESREEDLSNKSPLLLKMNPVHKQIPVLIHNGRPICESMVIVQYIDQVWNHKSPLLPSDPYRRAHARFWADYIDKKIYPIGRMLWASKGEVKEASKKDLIECFKILEGELGDKPYFGGESFGYIDLALIPFYSFFYTFETLGNFSVVVEFPKLMDWAQRCLLKESVSKSLCDQRNVYEAVLEIRKKLGAE, from the exons ATGGCCGAGGCTGACCAGCTACTTCTACTGGATTTGCTTCCTAGCCCTTTCGCAGCAAGGGTGAGGATAGCATTGGCTGAAAAGGGATTAAATTATGAGTCCAGAGAAGAAGATTTGAGCAACAAGAGCCCTCTTCTTCTCAAGATGAACCCAGTTCACAAGCAAATCCCAGTGTTGATCCATAATGGCAGACCTATATGCGAATCAATGGTAATAGTTCAATATATTGATCAGGTATGGAACCACAAATCCCCATTGTTGCCTTCTGATCCTTATCGACGAGCACATGCTAGGTTCTGGGCTGACTATATCGACAAGAAG ATTTACCCTATTGGACGGATGCTGTGGGCATCAAAAGGTGAAGTGAAAGAAGCTTCAAAGAAGGACTTGATTGAATGCTTTAAAATATTGGAGGGAGAGCTTGGAGACAAGCCATACTTTGGAGGTGAAAGCTTCGGCTACATTGATTTAGCACTCATTCCATTCTATAGCTTCTTTTACACATTTGAGACTTTGGGAAACTTCAGCGTGGTAGTGGAGTTCCCTAAGCTCATGGACTGGGCTCAGAGATGCTTGCTGAAGGAAAGTGTGTCCAAGTCTTTATGTGATCAGCGCAACGTTTATGAAGCTGTTTTGGAGATAAGGAAGAAGTTGGGGGCTGAATAG